One Candidatus Scalindua japonica DNA segment encodes these proteins:
- a CDS encoding HPP family protein, producing MKKNVVTVSEDESLDQLTAKFIKYNFHTLPVTDSNSKVLGIVSYEDLMKIFHHDSALKELKKSSSTCSTTQSAVMEYGFQEDMGSTVRVSDIMDTNVVAVNENATLIEVRTLMQRSGLSQLPVIKDNTLVGFITLFDIIISIFKVMNIIK from the coding sequence ATGAAAAAGAATGTTGTAACTGTAAGTGAGGATGAAAGCCTGGATCAGCTTACTGCCAAATTTATCAAGTACAATTTTCATACCCTTCCTGTCACAGACAGTAATAGCAAGGTACTTGGAATTGTCAGCTACGAGGACCTCATGAAAATATTTCATCATGATTCTGCTCTTAAAGAGCTGAAGAAATCATCAAGTACATGCAGTACCACACAAAGTGCTGTTATGGAATATGGATTCCAAGAGGACATGGGGTCTACGGTAAGGGTTTCAGACATAATGGATACTAATGTTGTAGCAGTTAACGAAAATGCAACGCTAATCGAAGTAAGAACACTGATGCAGCGTAGTGGTCTTTCTCAGTTACCAGTAATAAAGGACAATACTCTGGTAGGATTTATTACCCTATTTGACATAATAATTTCAATTTTTA